The Candidatus Binataceae bacterium region AATATTTAGCAGATAAGCGGCAATGTCCTCTGCGGTCGCGTGCTCTTGCATCAGCATCACGTATAGCCTTCCGACATACGGGTCGTACTCGTTCTCAGCACCCGCAATGCCTTGCACTCCGATCGGATCCCATTCTTTCAAGAGGACTTCGCGGATCGCCATGCGCGCTTCCCGCGACTGATATTTACTCGCTCTTTCGGGCATCGCTCGATACCTTCAGTTAAGGTTTCGCGCAGATCATCGAGAAATCGTTATGACCGTGACAACGTTCCCACTGGGCGAGAGTACAACTTTGATGCCATTGTTGACATCTGTAAAGATCTTATTACCATTTTCCCCGCTGACATTGTTCCGTTCTTGATTGCCTCCATCGCTGCCGAGGGAGGCACACCACGCCGGAAAGTACCAGACATATCGTAGTAAGTGCGGGAAAACTAAACGCCACATATCCCAACAGATGTTCGGTTTCTTTTAATCGCCACACTATATAGCTAAGAACAACGATGGAGGTGAAAAAGCTACACAATGCGGCCTGATACCGATCGAAAAAACCCACGAAGCCTAATCCAAGCAATAACCACGCCAGGTCGATGCCTAACACCTGGTAAAATGCCCCGCGAGTAGATGAGAGTGTCATTCCAGGTGGCGTAAATCGCTCAACCACTACCAGCACGGCAAAGGCAGCAATGACGAGCAGGCAACGTTTCATGCACCTTGTTCGCGATTATTGTAGTGACAAGAGGGCGAACCCTCAGCGTTGATAATAAACTAGTCTCTACGATTGTTTAGCGCGAGACTGCCCGGATGATCGTTAACAAAGCAAACACCATCCCAGTACAACCCAGAAAATACGTAAATAACAAGGTAGCCTTTGTGCCAAACAGCTTCTTGATCGTTGCCTGAGAATAGAATGGCCACCAACTACTCGGTGGGTCCACGAGCCAAGCCCATCTCCGATACGCGCCACCTACCAGTACTGCACTCACCGAGAGTGCAGCAACTGCGACGATTAGCTCCTCTGCGTTGTTGGTCATTTTACAAAGGCCTCGCGTTAAGGCACTGGGATTTCTTCGCGAATATGCAAACCGATTGAGGGGCCCAGATTAGTGTGCACACTAGCGATGGTGAACGCTCCATATGCCGGGTTGACGCCAGGTTGAATTGTAATTCCCGAGTTGCTTCCCAAGCCAAAATCAAAGGCGCGCGACTCCGCTGCAGCGCCCGGATTCGTTATTCGAACGTTGAAGCTTGCCCCAAGGGACCGTCCCATAAGACCGGAGCTGTACAGGCCCTGGCCGCTATCCCATCCGACAACGGTGTTACCGAGGGAAGCGCCGAAGCCGTAGGAGAACACGCTGAGTCTTGCGATTGCCGAGACTTGCCACGAGAAGGGTGCGTTTTGAATAGCGGATTGGGAACCCGGTGGCGCCGGGGTGTAGAAATCGCGGGTCGGCGTGGCGCCATCCCGGATCGACTGGGCCGCCATCAGGGTGCCAGCGATGGAAGTCGGCGGACCGGCGAAGGTTTGCACCGGCCATTGCCCGCCCCAGCCCTGCCCCGGCTGCGGCGGCGATGGCGGGTAGACGTAACCGCCGCAGGAAAAGTCGGCGGGGCTGCCGCCGCCGCCGCCGTATGTGAACTCTCCATTATCTCCAAGGTACAGCCCCGTCGGGTCGCCAAAATTGACCGGGTCGTTACCCGCGTAAGCGTACAGGTTGGTCCCGCTGCCGGCAAAGCCCATCGGGCCGGAGGAGATGAACCGGCGCAGCCCCGGCGAGTAATACCGCGCCCCGCAATACGTCCCTCGCGGGGGTTCCCAACTCGCGAATAGTCGGGATTCCGCGGCTTGCGCAGCTCCGGAAAAGCCCGCCCGTGTCGTCGCTTTAAGCACGACTTACGTCATGAATGTGGGATGCGTGCCGACTTCGGCCGTAATGCGCCGAAACGGCGCCCACTGCGGACATGAAAGGAAGGTACATCAGAAACCACTGTCCGGAACGCGCAACAACGATGACATTCAGGACCGTAAACAAAGCGTTTACAGCGGCTACCGTGTAGCTTGGGATTCCCGCTGTTACCAGGGTTATACCTAGAGACGATGTAAAAATTGTCCACGCAAGAATGTCAAGCCTACCAGTATCCCAAAAGGTTTGAAAGGAAATTCCAGCATAGAAGGTGGCAAGCAAACCAACAGGCACGGGCACCCAATACAGCGGGCCATATACGTGCCGTCTAATATTCGTGGTCTCGCTCATGAGTCTACACTCCTGAACCAGCATCATTTTGCGTCCCCCGCTGAGGCTCGTACACCACGATTTCCATCAGAAGTCGCTGCAAGTGTAACCGTGGAACAAATCAATTGGTGCACCAATCGACAAGTCAAGAGCTGATCACCACCTCGGGCCCCGCGACAGCTCCAATAGCACTTTCGGCGATAAGATCGGTAGCCTCGTGCGCGAAAAGTGCGTTGGCGGCGGCGACCGCAACCCCGCTACCGGGGAAGCAGAATGGCAGTTTCCTGGCCTTGTTGCTGGACGCCTTCGGTTGCCGAGTTTTTGCTGGCGGTGGCGGTTGCGGCAGAGCCCGCCCCCCGCCCGGCACCGTCTCGGAAACAGGAATCACCCAGCCCGGGCCGAAACCGCCGCCGGCCTGCGTCAGCGCGGAGAAATCGCGAGTCGGCGTGGCGCCATCCTGGATCGACTGGGCCGCCATCAGGGTGCCAGCGATCGAGGTGGGCGGCCCGGCGAAGGGTTGCACCGGCCATTGCCCGCCCCAGCCCTGCCCCGGCTGCGGCGGCAGAGCACCTTGGGGAACACCGCCATACACGGCGCTCCCTGGACCCTCAATGGCTCCGCTGATACCGAGAGTGCCACAGTCTCCGCCGCAATCCAGCCCCGTCGGGTCGGTGTTATTCACCGGGTCGTTGCCGGCGTATGCGAACAGGTTGCTCCCGCTGCCGGCAAAGCCCATCGGATCGGGCGAGATGAACCGGCGCAGCCCCGGCGAGTAATACCGCGCCCCGGCGTAATACAGCTGCGACACGTTCCCGATATCGCTCCACTCCATCCCCGCGAACAGCCAGGGGAAATAGTACGCGGTTCCCGACTGGCTAGGCATCCCGAAGGATGAGTAGGCGAAGGTGGCCTGCATCTGCCCGCTGCTGTTGACCATCCACAGGGTCGAGCCCAGCGCGTCATGCAGCGGCACCATGTTGGCGCCGTTGGAGTCGGTCAGCGCCAGCACCTCTCCACTCCCAGGCATGGTAAAAAGGTTTTCCTCGACCGTGTAGGGATACGAGTAGGTGGCGCGGTCGCTCGTCACCTCGGTGTATTGCTCCTGCACCGGCACCTCGCTGTCCGATCACGCGCCTCTTCGGTTGCTTCCGGTTCCTCCTTGTTCGGGCGGAGGAGTTCCAAAAACAATCTTGATGGGAGACCCGGCGTCTGCCTATCCGTGGCTTCCGCCGCTTTGAACGCGATTTACATTATGGACATGCGCCGCATGCCGGCCGCGAGCGTAGCCCGCTGTGATGGCAAATATGGCGGACATGAACGGAAGGTACATCAGGAGCCATTGACCTGAATGTGCAACAACGAGCACATTCAGAATTGTAAACAAAGCATTGACACCAGCAAGTGTATAGCTTTGGATTCCCGCTGTTACCAACGTCGCACCCAGCGACGACGCAAAAATAGCTAAAGCAAGGACGCCAAGCTTACCTGTATCCCAATAACCCTCGAAGCACATCCCCGCATAAAAAGTGGCAAGGAGTCCGATAGGAACTGGTGCCCAATAGAGCGGGCCATATAAGTGCCGCCTGACAGCCGTGAGATCGCTCATAATTTCTGTGTCTCCTGGACCACTTGCTGCCGGTGCACCCGCCGAGGCTCGTAGGTGGCTTGCGTCAGAATTCGCCGCATGCGTTACCCACAGCTAGGTCAATCGGGGCGCCGAGTGCCAAGTCAAAAGCAAACGCAGTGATTGCCGCCTCAGGTCCGACCGTGGCTCCGATGGCGCCTTCGACGACGAGACC contains the following coding sequences:
- a CDS encoding RHS repeat-associated core domain-containing protein, whose product is MLKATTRAGFSGAAQAAESRLFASWEPPRGTYCGARYYSPGLRRFISSGPMGFAGSGTNLYAYAGNDPVNFGDPTGLYLGDNGEFTYGGGGGSPADFSCGGYVYPPSPPQPGQGWGGQWPVQTFAGPPTSIAGTLMAAQSIRDGATPTRDFYTPAPPGSQSAIQNAPFSWQVSAIARLSVFSYGFGASLGNTVVGWDSGQGLYSSGLMGRSLGASFNVRITNPGAAAESRAFDFGLGSNSGITIQPGVNPAYGAFTIASVHTNLGPSIGLHIREEIPVP
- a CDS encoding RHS repeat-associated core domain-containing protein, giving the protein MQEQYTEVTSDRATYSYPYTVEENLFTMPGSGEVLALTDSNGANMVPLHDALGSTLWMVNSSGQMQATFAYSSFGMPSQSGTAYYFPWLFAGMEWSDIGNVSQLYYAGARYYSPGLRRFISPDPMGFAGSGSNLFAYAGNDPVNNTDPTGLDCGGDCGTLGISGAIEGPGSAVYGGVPQGALPPQPGQGWGGQWPVQPFAGPPTSIAGTLMAAQSIQDGATPTRDFSALTQAGGGFGPGWVIPVSETVPGGGRALPQPPPPAKTRQPKASSNKARKLPFCFPGSGVAVAAANALFAHEATDLIAESAIGAVAGPEVVISS